In Thiofilum sp., the genomic window GTGGGTCGTCAAGCACGTATGAGGAGGAGGTGTTAACGCCTCGTACGCATTTGGATGAGGTGAGCCGTGCGATGGAGCATCTGGAGGGCTTAGGGTTTTCCCGTCCCTTGGTTCATCTGATGGATCGCGAAGGGGATTCGGTGGGTCATTACCGTCGTTGGCAGTCATCCGGGGATTCAGTGGTTGGTTCGTATTCGGGACAACCCGCAGTTGACCTATCAAGGGTCGGCTCTAGCCAGTAAAACCCTAGCAGAGCAGCTCACCTACCATCGAGCCAGAACCGTACAGGTTCAGGGTAAACCCCATGAACAATACGTGGGCGAAATACCGGTGAGTGTAACCCGTCGGTCTAAACCGAGCTGTAAAAAGCAGGTCCAACCCTCGGTCGCGGGGGAGCCGGTGATGGCACGCTTGGTGGTCAGTCGCCTCTTCAATGAACAAGGGGACATGATCGCTCAGTGGTTATTGCTCACTACCCTCACAGCCCCCACCGCCGACACACTGGTCTTGTGGTACTACTGGCGTTGGCAGATTGAGAGTTTCTTTAAACTACTCAAATCCGCCGGACATCAACTCGAAGCGTGGCAACAGGAGTCTGCACTAGCCGTCGCGAAACGGCTTTTGGTCACGAGTATATACTTGTGTCACCGTCTGGGCGATTGCCGTGAGTCCTCAACCGGAAGTACAGCAACTTCGGCAGTTGTTGATTCGCTTGAGTGGTCGACAGATGCGTTCTAAGGTCACCTTTACTTACCCAGCCTTATTAGCTGGGTTAGAAACTTTTCTGGCGTTAGTCCAGCTACTGGACTCGTATTCACCCGCAGAGATTCAAACCCTCTCCCAGACCCTCCGTTCGGTAATGCATAAAAATGTGTAGATACTTATGCCCGCAAGGGGTGGAGGAGTGCATAACTCTTGCTCCCTTCCCCCCTTGTGGGGGCAAGGGTTGGGGATGGGGGGTAAGTCTAAATGATTCGAGGCTAATAGCCATTGAGCAGTAGATGGGCTATGATGCGCACCGCATAACAACTGACCAAAACAAAGGGGGCTAGCATGAAACGTTTTATGAATTATGTTTTCGCAACCATGATTGCATTAGTAGGTATGAATGCTACTTTTGCGGAAGAGGCGAAACCAGCAACGGGAGGCACAATGTCTACAAATCCAAAAGTATTGCTCGAAACTAGCAAAGGTAATATCACTATCGAATTGGACGCAAAAAGCGCACCGATTAGCACCGAAAACTTTTTAGGTTATGTGCGTGATGGTTTTTATGATGGTTTGGTTTTCCATCGCGTGATTCCTAATTTTATGATTCAAGGCGGTGGCATGAATGAAGCGATGCAAGAAAAATCCACTAAAGCACCGATCAGAAATGAAGCCAATAATGGTCTGAAAAACATGCGTGGTACCTTAGCGATGGCACGTACTAACGTGCCTCATTCTGCGTCTTCGCAGTTCTTTATTAATACTAAAGACAATGATTTCCTCAATTTCCGCTCTGAAACACCACAAGGCTGGGGCTATGCGGTATTTGGTAAAGTGACAGCGGGTATGGATGTGGTTGATGCGATTGAAAAAGTTAGAACAGGCTCAAAAGGTCGTCATGATGATGTACCTGTTGAAGCGGTAACGATTGTAAAAGCAACCGAAATCAAAGAATAAATGAAGCATTGGTTTTAGTTGACTTGCAAACGGCTCCTTAGGGAGCCGTTTTTGTATGGATAAGTTGTAGGAGTGAGATGATGAATACCATTCAAATAGGGGCGCGTACTTTAATCCCCTCCAAAGTGGTTTGTATTGGGCGCAATTATGTCGATCATATCGCTGAGCTGAATAATGAAATACCTGATGATATGGTGGTTTTTATTAAACCTAATTCCGCTATTAGCTCAACCTTAAAAGCCTTTCACCAAGAGCCGATTCACTATGAAGGCGAATTATGTTTTGTGTATGAACAAGGGCGCTTTAGTGCGGTAGGTTTTGGTTTAGATTTAACTAAGCGTGGTTTGCAAAATAAACTGAAAGCCAAAGGACTACCTTGGGAGCGAGCAAAAGCATTTGATGGTGCAGCCTTATTTAGTGAGTTTGTGCCTATTCATGCCGATGATAACGCTTTTACGTTTGATCTCAGTATTGATCAGCAAATCGTACAACAGGGCAATAGGGGTTTAATGATTTATTCGCCGGATACTATTTTAAGTGAATTGAGTACTTTCATTACTTTAAATGACGGCGATATTGTGATGACGGGTACTCCGAAAGGCGTGGGAGAGATTAATGCGGGTGCTAGTTTTACGGGACAGGTTTATTTAGCTGAGCAGTTGCTTGTGACTCAGACGTGGAGGGCGGAATAAATAAGGCTAAGACTATCTATTGGGAACAATGGTAGCGATAAGCGAGTCTCAGTTATGATGATGTAAAAGCTAAGAGAGTATTATGATGACTGATCGAAATCGTTCTATTAAAGCCATACCACGTCGAGGCTTTTTGCAAGGTTTGTTAGGTTTGGGTGCATTGGTGGGGCTTAGTGGGCTAGGCATACGGTCTTTACAGGCCGAAAGTGTGGTGAAGTCGCCTTTTCCGGTGCAAAAATCGGTGCAGGAGTGGAAGCAACAACTGACTCCTGAGCAGTATGCGGTGTTGCGTGAGCATGATACCGAGCGCCCTAATACTAGCCCTTTATTGCATGAGAAGCGTGCGGGAATTTTCCACTGTGCTGGTTGTGATAATGAGCTGTATGACAATGCCACCAAGTTTGATAGCGGTACGGGTTGGCCGAGTTTCTATCAGGCACTCGAAGGGGCGGTAGGTACTCAAGAAGATCGTTCGTGGTTTATGAGCCGCGTGGAGGTACATTGTGCTGATTGTGGCGGACATTTAGGGCATATTTTTGATGATGGCCCTGCACCCACCGGAAAGCGCCATTGCATTAATGGAGTCGCCATGACCTTTAAGCCTAAAGCAGCATAAATCCATTTTTATCTAAAATTCATTTCATAGTTAAACCCTGATTCGTCTAAACTAGACTTTATACTAAGTCCTGTTAGGGTTTAACTATGCTGCCCGCTATTCTACGTCAAGCTTCTGCTTATATTCTTAATCGTAATCTCCCCAGCTATAAACGCTTTTTGTATCAGGCTATTGATTTTAAAGAGCATTTGATTGGAGTTAAGGGAGCACGGGGTTGTGGTAAGACCACCTTATTATTGCAATATGCTCAAAGTACAGGCTTAGAGCCACAACGAATTTTATATATTGCTTGTGATCATCCGGCGATGATTGATGTGAGTTTATATGAGCTAGCCCAAACCTTTTATCAAGAAGGTGGGGAGCTATTGCTGATTGATGAAATTCATAAGGTCAAGGGCTTTGCCGCTCACCTAAAAGCTATACGTGATACTTTTGATTTACAAGTACTTTTTTCTGGCTCATCTGCTTTACGTCTAGAGCATGAGTTAGGAGATTTATCACGCCGTGCGGTGGTGTATGACTTACCTGTGTTATCGCTGCGTGAGTTTATGGAGATTGAAACAGGATTGCGTTTTAAGGCTTATGCTTTAGCTGAAATCGTGCAACAGCATAGTGCGATTGCCGCTCAAGTGATGCAGCAGGTGCGCCCTATTGAGCAATTTAAAAAATATTTACAGTACGGTGCTTATCCGTTTTATCGTGAATCGGTGGAGAACTATCCACGTAAGCTGTTGGAGGTGATTAATCTGACCATCGATGTGGATTTAAATACGCTTTATAGCATTGAAACCGCCAAGCTCGATAAGCTTAAAAAAGTGCTTTATATGCTATGTAGTACTGATCCCGTGGAGCTAAATATTGCCAAACTCAGTGCGGCGGTAGGTACTTCTTGGGCAACGCTAGCCAAATATTTAGAGCGCATGCAGGCAGGAAGTTTAATTCATTTGGTGCGCGGGGGTAGTGGCATGCGAGCGGTCACTAAACCCGACAAGTTATTGTTAAATAATCCGAATTTATTTTATGTGTTGTGTGCACATCCGAGTGTGGGATCCGTGCGTGAGAGCTTTTTTGTGGCGCAATGTGGGTATCAGCATCAGGTGCATTGTCATGATAAGGGTGATTTTGTGGTGGATGAGCAATGGGTGTTTGAGATTGGGGGCGCGAGTAAGACCCTGAAGCAATTAGAGGGGCAGGCAAACGGATATGCGCTGGTGGATGATGTGGTATTGGGGGAAGGGAGACGGATTCCGCTGTGGTTGTTGGGGATGATGTATTAAGCGCTTAAGTTACCTTTTTTAAGGCATCCGCAGTCTCAGCAATGATCGCCTCCAAGCGCATTTTTTCTTCAACACGAGTTTCTAAATCATAGCTTTTATAAAGCGCCCGTAGTTTTTCTTCGAGCCGTGCGCGGCGCTCGGCATTGATGCTAGTCAGTGCACTGGAGCTATTAGGTGCTGGCGGTGGTGAAGTGTTGTTTTGATTAAGAGTGCTGCTAGAAGTATTGCCTAAAGGTGGGAGTACTTTTTTCGAGCCTAATGGTGGTGGTATATAAGCAGGTTGTTTAGTTAAATAGCGGTATAAATTATCGTAGTCATCGGGTAGGCGGTAACAGTCATAGGCTCTCAAAGGCAGCGGAACATGATCTAGACTGCCGTCATGCGGAATTACCGGAATAAATTTATCGTTACGCTGAAACGCGTCATATAAAGTTTGCGAAATCACCACACCTTCAAAATTTACTCCCCGACCCTTTTCTAAATCCTGCCCACGATAGCGCTGCAAATAAACAGGGGTACACATCAGTAAAACAAAATCAGCCGTTTCAATCTGTTGCTCCATCCATTTAATCCAACCTTCACGGGGTGAGCCATTAAGGTATTGATCAATTAAAGCATCTATGCCGTCTGTGCGTAACTGATCCGCAATAGAGCGCACAAAATCACGGTGAGTTGAAGAGTCATGGCTGTAACTAATGAATACTTTAGGGGATGTAGTCATGGGGTGTACCTACTCAGGGATGCTGATTTAATTATACACAATTTTAAGCACTGGATACGGTAAAAACCTTATTAAATAGCTACTACGTTTACCTAAGACTTACCACGCTTTACGCACAAAACTATCTTTAGGAATAAGCTGTTGTTGCATTAGCTTATCTTTCCAAGTATTAGCGCTCGTAGCATTAGCAAACTCTCCAATCATAATATGATATTGATTGGGCTTATTAGGGGCTATTTTGTAGTAGCTTTTAGCGGTATTTAAATAAGGTTGGAGTTTAGTAGTGAGTTTTTCAGCCTGCGCTTGGTCAGACAATGAAGCGATTTGAATAATAAATTTAGTTTCAGTTAAAGGATTAAGAGGTTGTGCCGTATTGGGTTGGGTAGGTTTTATAATTTCATTAGCGCGAATAATTAAACTAATAATTTCAGTATTCCAGTATTTAGGTAAATACATGATACCTTGATAGGGGGAGATTAATTGGTATTGAGTGTTATTAATAGCCAGCTTTAGTTTGTCGCCTTCTGCAACATGAGGTGGAAGGGTTAATCTGAATACCCCTTTCTGATCTGAGGCGGCACTGATTTGATAGGCGTCTATCGTGACAGTGATGTTAGGAATCGGCTTGCCTGCGGTTGTCAAAACCTCCCCTGTCAATACAATGCTGGTTGCTTGGGCAATGGTGGATAGGCTCAATCCTATTAGAGTTGGTATTAGGGAGATGAGTAGTTTTCTCCATAGATTCAAAGACATTATGCATAAACCCTCGGCTACTGTGGTGGTAGTACATCATACTATTCTATAGAGCGAGAGTAACCCTAATACGCTTATTTCTTAGCCGATAAGCATCTCTGTATTAAGGCTAGGAGTGATGCAGTGTTTGAGTTAATAGTCACAATTATTAACTAATTAATGTTAAAAAACTGCTCAATCAAACCCAATACCATCCGATACCGCGTAAATCCATGATCCCCACCATTAAAAATCAACTGGTGACAATCACGGTAGTAATGTGCGGCTTGCGTCCAATCCAGCACCTCATCACCTTTTTCCTGCATCATTAAAATATTATCGGGATAAAGCGGAGCAGATAGTTCTAAAGCTAATAGCTCATTCAAATGCGTCTGAGTAAAGAAATAAGTACTATCACCATACCAAGACTTTTGTAAGGTATTAAGTGCAGGCTTGAGTAATTGTGAGGGAGTAACAGCGGGATTGATTAAAACGGCTTTGAGATTAAAACGTGCTACTAAAACAGTGGCATAAAACCCACCTAAAGAGCTACCTATTAATACGGGAGGTTCAGCGCATTGCTTCATAAGTGTGGTGAGTTGCTCAATAGCTTGACTAGGGTAATGCGATAAATCAGGGCATAACCAATCGGTTTCACGACCGTGAGCGGCTAAATAGCGTTTTGTTTCTTGGGCTTTGCCAGATTGTGAGGAGGAATTAAAACCATGAATATAAAGCCAGCGCATGATTGACTCTCAACTAGGTATGATGATGAATCATACCATCATACCTAATCATGAGAGCGTCAGACGCGAGATTAATTAGTCCACTCTTTATAAGCTTCTAAATCACGCTCTTTACCAGCGGCATAGCCTGCTTCATACGCTTCAGTAATGCGCTGTTCTTCGCGCTCTGGTATTAATAAATAACCACATTGGAAGCCTTGTACAAACTCTGGATCAGTACCTGCCTGTTCCATTG contains:
- a CDS encoding YqiA/YcfP family alpha/beta fold hydrolase; protein product: MRWLYIHGFNSSSQSGKAQETKRYLAAHGRETDWLCPDLSHYPSQAIEQLTTLMKQCAEPPVLIGSSLGGFYATVLVARFNLKAVLINPAVTPSQLLKPALNTLQKSWYGDSTYFFTQTHLNELLALELSAPLYPDNILMMQEKGDEVLDWTQAAHYYRDCHQLIFNGGDHGFTRYRMVLGLIEQFFNIN
- a CDS encoding fumarylacetoacetate hydrolase family protein; translation: MMNTIQIGARTLIPSKVVCIGRNYVDHIAELNNEIPDDMVVFIKPNSAISSTLKAFHQEPIHYEGELCFVYEQGRFSAVGFGLDLTKRGLQNKLKAKGLPWERAKAFDGAALFSEFVPIHADDNAFTFDLSIDQQIVQQGNRGLMIYSPDTILSELSTFITLNDGDIVMTGTPKGVGEINAGASFTGQVYLAEQLLVTQTWRAE
- a CDS encoding SPOR domain-containing protein, whose protein sequence is MSLNLWRKLLISLIPTLIGLSLSTIAQATSIVLTGEVLTTAGKPIPNITVTIDAYQISAASDQKGVFRLTLPPHVAEGDKLKLAINNTQYQLISPYQGIMYLPKYWNTEIISLIIRANEIIKPTQPNTAQPLNPLTETKFIIQIASLSDQAQAEKLTTKLQPYLNTAKSYYKIAPNKPNQYHIMIGEFANATSANTWKDKLMQQQLIPKDSFVRKAW
- the msrB gene encoding peptide-methionine (R)-S-oxide reductase MsrB → MMTDRNRSIKAIPRRGFLQGLLGLGALVGLSGLGIRSLQAESVVKSPFPVQKSVQEWKQQLTPEQYAVLREHDTERPNTSPLLHEKRAGIFHCAGCDNELYDNATKFDSGTGWPSFYQALEGAVGTQEDRSWFMSRVEVHCADCGGHLGHIFDDGPAPTGKRHCINGVAMTFKPKAA
- a CDS encoding peptidylprolyl isomerase; translation: MSTNPKVLLETSKGNITIELDAKSAPISTENFLGYVRDGFYDGLVFHRVIPNFMIQGGGMNEAMQEKSTKAPIRNEANNGLKNMRGTLAMARTNVPHSASSQFFINTKDNDFLNFRSETPQGWGYAVFGKVTAGMDVVDAIEKVRTGSKGRHDDVPVEAVTIVKATEIKE
- a CDS encoding SEFIR domain-containing protein yields the protein MTTSPKVFISYSHDSSTHRDFVRSIADQLRTDGIDALIDQYLNGSPREGWIKWMEQQIETADFVLLMCTPVYLQRYRGQDLEKGRGVNFEGVVISQTLYDAFQRNDKFIPVIPHDGSLDHVPLPLRAYDCYRLPDDYDNLYRYLTKQPAYIPPPLGSKKVLPPLGNTSSSTLNQNNTSPPPAPNSSSALTSINAERRARLEEKLRALYKSYDLETRVEEKMRLEAIIAETADALKKVT
- a CDS encoding AAA family ATPase — its product is MLPAILRQASAYILNRNLPSYKRFLYQAIDFKEHLIGVKGARGCGKTTLLLQYAQSTGLEPQRILYIACDHPAMIDVSLYELAQTFYQEGGELLLIDEIHKVKGFAAHLKAIRDTFDLQVLFSGSSALRLEHELGDLSRRAVVYDLPVLSLREFMEIETGLRFKAYALAEIVQQHSAIAAQVMQQVRPIEQFKKYLQYGAYPFYRESVENYPRKLLEVINLTIDVDLNTLYSIETAKLDKLKKVLYMLCSTDPVELNIAKLSAAVGTSWATLAKYLERMQAGSLIHLVRGGSGMRAVTKPDKLLLNNPNLFYVLCAHPSVGSVRESFFVAQCGYQHQVHCHDKGDFVVDEQWVFEIGGASKTLKQLEGQANGYALVDDVVLGEGRRIPLWLLGMMY